In Armatimonadota bacterium, the genomic stretch GGCGCGGGCAGTCTCGTCTCGTCGAGGGTGAGTTGGAAGTGATCCGAGCAGTAGGGATAGCAGAAGGCGACGGCGACCCGGTCTGAGGGCCGGTTGTGCTCGAATGCGAGTTCGAGCCGACCGTCATCGGCGGTCACGACCTCCACCTCCAGGCAGCGCATCCATCCTCCGCCGGACACCCTCAGCACCGGGCGTATGTTCCCCAGAGCCCCGGCGTTCCCGAGCGTGTGATCCGCGTTCATCCAGACGAACCGCACCGGCTTGCCCTGGAGGTTGTCGGCTTCCAGACTAAACCACAGCGACTGCGGGCTCGTGCGCGGCTCTGATAGGAACCGAACGACCCAACGACCGTCCTCCCACGTCACCTCGTGGACGACACCGTTCCCGCTCTTCAATGCGCGTCGTACACGCGGCTCGGACATGATCGCTCCTCGGACTCAGTAGCCGACCTTGTTGTACTCCGCAAGCGACTTCTCGTTGAACTCCGGGCCGCCCTCGCGGTTGTGGCTCATGTAGACGTGCGGCGTGAGGCCCTTCGCCAGCATCGCCTCGATCGCCTCGCCGCAGATCGCCCAGAGACATGCGATGAACCCGATCCCCGAAACCGGGAGCGCCTTGACCGCCAGCCCCTCGACCTTCTGAGAAGCATCGCCATAGGGAGCGCAGATGTCGATCACGAGATCGCCGACGTCAGCGAGTTTCTTGCCGGACGGATGCGCCGAGGTGACGTTCGCCGTGTACCGCAGAGCGGTGAGCACGATCACCTTCGCGCCGATCTCCCGGCACTGGATCGCAAGCTCGATAGGCATCCGGTTCCGGCCCGAGACGGAGCCGACGAGCACGACGTCCCCTGCCCTGAGCTGGCTCGTGCGGACCGCGCACCGGATGTGCTCCAGGTCGGGCTCAATTGGCTCTGGGCGCGGGCGGTTCTGCATACACTCCGCGATCCCATTGTCGAGGTTCATGCCGAAGTGGAAGCGGCGGAGCGACATCAGCCCGCCGGCGCGGTTGGTCATCTCGGAGGCGGTGCCGTGGCCCATCTCGGTAATGAAGACCGATCCGCCGGACTCCCAGCAGTCGGCGATCATCCGCCCGGCCTTCTCGATGTTGGCGACCTGCTCCCGCTCGATGCTGTTCAGCAGGTCGTGTATGGCGTTGAGGTAGCGCGTTGCCAGCATACGTCTCTCCTATTGCCGATCAAGTTTGTCGAGGAACGGCTTCTGGGTCTCCTCGATCCGAGCTAGCAGATCCGGAGTCCATGAAACGCCCATATCCTTCAGCGCGAGCAGGCCCGCACCAATGCAAGGGCGGACCATCGGCCGGACCGGGCGCAGGTTCGGGGCGATGGCGAGTGCCCGCTCACAGACCCGGTCCCAATACATCGCGCAGGTCTGGGCGATCCCGCCGGACGCAACCAGCGCATAGTCCGACTCCTGCAGGCTCATCCTTGCGATGACGTCGGCAAGCGTCTCCGAGATGTCATCGGCCGCCTGCAGGACGATCTCCCCGGCGACGCGGTCTCCATCCTCCGCCGCGTCGATCACCGCTTTCGCGGCGGATGCGATCCGCGACCGGCCGATCTGTTCGTAGTAGACAAGGTTGAACACCTCGTTGGCGTTGGCGACACCAAGGCCGAGGGGCACGGCCTGCTCCAGTACAGTTGCGCGCTCCGGCCCCCACGACGCGGTCATCGCGGCGCGCATGCCCATGAGCCCGATCTGGTAGCCGCTACCACGGTCGCCGAGCACCGGGCCGAGGCCGTCGAAGGTGAGATGCTCTCCGGTCTCGGTGAGAGCCGCGACGAAGGCCCCAGTCCCGGAGAGGACAAGGATTCCGTGGGTGACCATGCCGGTGGCGAGGCCGCGGGTGAGCTCGCCCGCGCGTACCCAGTGGATCTCGGTCTTCTTCAGGTCGAGCAGATCGAGCACGCGGTCGTACAGGCCGGCGACCCAGAGATCGCGAGGCCTACGTCCGCCGAGCGCGTCCCGAACGGCCAGCGAGTAGTTCTCCAGCGCGGCATCGTGCCCGGCCCAGAGACCCTGGCCGGTCCCGCTTCGGCCCCAGCCGAGAACCGCGCCTTGTTCGTCCATGAGGACGGCATCGCTCTTCGTGCCGCCACCGTCTACGCCGAGTGCAAGTCTTTCCATCGTCAGGCTGCAGCTGTGGGG encodes the following:
- a CDS encoding sugar isomerase domain-containing protein; the protein is MLATRYLNAIHDLLNSIEREQVANIEKAGRMIADCWESGGSVFITEMGHGTASEMTNRAGGLMSLRRFHFGMNLDNGIAECMQNRPRPEPIEPDLEHIRCAVRTSQLRAGDVVLVGSVSGRNRMPIELAIQCREIGAKVIVLTALRYTANVTSAHPSGKKLADVGDLVIDICAPYGDASQKVEGLAVKALPVSGIGFIACLWAICGEAIEAMLAKGLTPHVYMSHNREGGPEFNEKSLAEYNKVGY